The Corynebacterium qintianiae genome has a window encoding:
- a CDS encoding solute symporter family protein: MNTILLAQEAAHSEGVGNPVLNIGIFAVFIIVTMFIVTRAGKTTSESADFYTGGASFNGTQNGLAIAGDYLSAASFLGIVGSIALTGYDGFLYSIGFFVAWLVALLLVAEPLRNVGRFTMADVLSFRLRQKPVRVAAAFGTLFVSLFYLIAQMAGAGSLVSVLLNLHSFGAQALCVFVVGIVMIAYVLIGGMKGTTYVQMIKAVLLISGVAIMTVLVFVAVKGGMNTLFTEAISTHGASEYLQKKGYEASEIMAPGLKYGATLTSQIDFISLGLSLVLGTAGLPHVLMRFYTVPTAKEARKSVTWAIVLIGSFYLLTLVLGYGAAALVGPDRILAAPGGANAAAPLLAFELGGSIFMALISAVAFATVLAVVAGLAITASASVAHDIYDAVLRDGTATEAEQVRVSRITVVVIGVVSIVLGILAMSQNVAFLVSLAFAIAASANLPTILYSLYWKRFNTTGAVASMYTGLISALLLIFFSPAVSGAPSAMFPNADWSIFPLTSPGIVSIPLAFLAGIIGTYLGKPDNLDALQSEMEVRSLTGVGVEAPVDH; this comes from the coding sequence ATGAACACTATTCTCCTGGCCCAAGAGGCCGCTCACTCCGAGGGCGTCGGCAACCCCGTCCTCAACATCGGGATTTTCGCGGTTTTCATCATTGTCACGATGTTCATCGTGACCCGCGCGGGCAAGACCACATCCGAGTCCGCCGATTTTTACACCGGCGGCGCCAGCTTCAACGGCACCCAGAACGGCCTCGCCATCGCAGGTGACTACCTCTCTGCGGCGTCCTTCCTCGGTATCGTCGGTTCCATCGCGCTCACCGGTTATGACGGGTTCCTGTACTCCATCGGCTTCTTCGTGGCATGGCTTGTCGCGCTACTGCTCGTTGCCGAGCCGCTGCGCAACGTCGGACGCTTCACCATGGCGGACGTGTTGTCCTTCCGCCTGCGCCAGAAGCCGGTGCGCGTGGCCGCCGCCTTCGGCACGCTCTTCGTCTCGCTGTTCTACCTGATCGCCCAAATGGCCGGCGCCGGCTCGCTGGTGTCCGTGTTGCTGAATCTGCACTCCTTCGGGGCTCAGGCGCTGTGCGTTTTCGTGGTCGGCATCGTCATGATCGCCTACGTTCTCATCGGCGGCATGAAAGGCACCACCTACGTGCAGATGATCAAGGCCGTCCTGCTCATCAGCGGCGTCGCCATCATGACCGTCCTCGTGTTCGTCGCCGTCAAGGGCGGAATGAACACCCTGTTCACCGAGGCGATCAGCACCCACGGCGCGTCCGAGTACCTTCAAAAGAAGGGCTATGAGGCTTCCGAGATTATGGCGCCGGGCCTGAAGTACGGTGCCACCCTGACCAGCCAGATCGATTTCATCTCTCTCGGTCTCTCCCTGGTCCTCGGCACCGCCGGCCTGCCGCACGTCCTGATGCGCTTCTACACCGTGCCCACCGCTAAGGAGGCGCGCAAGTCCGTAACCTGGGCCATCGTGCTCATCGGTTCCTTCTACCTGCTCACCCTGGTGCTCGGCTACGGCGCAGCTGCGCTCGTCGGCCCGGACCGCATCCTGGCAGCCCCGGGCGGGGCGAACGCGGCGGCGCCGCTGCTCGCCTTCGAGCTCGGCGGCTCCATCTTCATGGCGCTGATCTCCGCCGTTGCCTTCGCGACGGTTCTGGCTGTGGTGGCGGGCCTGGCGATTACCGCATCCGCCTCGGTCGCCCACGACATCTACGACGCCGTGCTTCGCGACGGCACCGCCACGGAGGCCGAGCAGGTGCGGGTCTCGCGCATCACTGTGGTTGTCATCGGTGTGGTCTCGATCGTGCTGGGCATCCTGGCCATGTCCCAGAACGTCGCCTTCCTGGTCTCCCTGGCGTTCGCCATCGCGGCATCCGCCAACCTGCCGACCATCCTGTACTCGCTGTACTGGAAGCGTTTCAACACTACCGGTGCGGTCGCCTCCATGTACACCGGTCTGATTTCCGCCCTGTTGCTCATCTTCTTCTCCCCGGCGGTGTCCGGCGCCCCGTCCGCAATGTTCCCGAACGCCGACTGGTCGATCTTCCCGCTGACCAGCCCCGGCATCGTGTCCATCCCGCTGGCGTTCCTCGCCGGCATCATCGGCACCTACCTGGGCAAGCCGGACAATCTGGACGCTCTGCAGTCCGAGATGGAAGTTCGGTCGCTGACCGGCGTCGGCGTGGAGGCCCCTGTCGACCACTAA
- the panB gene encoding 3-methyl-2-oxobutanoate hydroxymethyltransferase, whose product MTGYLTPTTKVRVSDLKAKKARSEAWAMLTAYDYSTARVFAEAGIECLLVGDSAANVVFGYETTNKVSLDEMAYLGAAVVRGAGNALVVVDLPFGTYEASDEQCVKSATELIHRTGAHMVKLEGGERMAPRISALKNAGLAVCAHVGFTPQSVDNLGGFKVQGRDAAAGQLRADTEAVVEAGADMVVFEMVPAELAASITETCPIPTIGIGAGGGTDAQVLVWHDMADLPAGGRRPKFVRQFGEVGAELRNAAAAFKQAVHEGTFPAAEHSF is encoded by the coding sequence ATGACTGGCTACCTCACCCCCACCACGAAGGTCCGCGTCTCAGACCTCAAAGCGAAAAAGGCCCGAAGCGAGGCCTGGGCCATGCTCACCGCCTACGACTACTCCACCGCTCGGGTCTTCGCCGAGGCCGGCATCGAGTGCCTGCTGGTGGGCGACTCCGCCGCCAACGTCGTGTTCGGTTACGAGACCACCAACAAGGTCTCGCTCGACGAAATGGCCTACCTCGGCGCCGCCGTCGTGCGCGGGGCGGGCAACGCGCTTGTCGTCGTCGACCTGCCCTTCGGCACATACGAGGCCAGCGACGAGCAGTGCGTTAAAAGCGCAACCGAGTTGATCCACCGCACCGGGGCTCACATGGTCAAACTCGAGGGCGGCGAGCGTATGGCCCCGCGCATTAGCGCCTTGAAAAACGCGGGTCTCGCGGTCTGCGCCCACGTCGGGTTCACCCCGCAGTCCGTGGACAACCTCGGCGGCTTCAAGGTGCAGGGACGCGACGCCGCAGCCGGCCAGCTCCGCGCGGACACCGAGGCGGTAGTCGAGGCCGGAGCCGACATGGTCGTGTTTGAGATGGTCCCGGCGGAGCTCGCCGCCTCGATTACCGAGACCTGCCCCATACCCACGATCGGAATCGGCGCCGGGGGCGGCACGGACGCGCAGGTGCTGGTGTGGCACGACATGGCGGACCTGCCGGCTGGCGGGCGCCGCCCAAAGTTCGTGCGCCAGTTCGGCGAGGTGGGCGCGGAGCTCCGCAACGCCGCGGCCGCCTTCAAGCAGGCGGTGCATGAGGGCACTTTCCCGGCCGCGGAGCACTCTTTCTAA
- a CDS encoding MBL fold metallo-hydrolase yields MITSTFYGTSSMHLTDGDTSIFVDAFLTRPSLARLVVGRLRPSDSEIDAALGRGGVDKLDALFVAHSHYDHLMDAPAVVKKVGGTMYGSESTLNYGRGEGLTDSQMALIADGDDIAVGAFTVRVIEAPHSPGNIAPGFIRDRLSSPCHTLKFKDGGCFVFHFSHPEGNILVLPSANYIPGFLDGLKARVVYLGIGALGRQSDDFRSEYWRHTVEQLEPELVIPVHWDHFGHSLSKPLKPLPVPADNVAKSREFLAAQDVNVHFPVAFESVRLTPEGAVVQ; encoded by the coding sequence ATGATTACTAGCACGTTCTACGGAACATCCAGCATGCACCTCACAGACGGCGATACCAGCATCTTCGTCGACGCCTTCCTCACGCGCCCCTCGCTCGCCCGCCTCGTGGTCGGGCGGCTTCGACCCAGCGACAGTGAGATCGACGCGGCGCTGGGCAGGGGCGGCGTCGACAAGCTCGATGCTCTCTTTGTCGCGCACTCGCACTACGACCACCTCATGGACGCACCCGCCGTCGTTAAAAAGGTGGGCGGGACAATGTACGGCTCGGAGTCGACGCTGAACTACGGCAGGGGAGAGGGCCTCACCGATTCGCAGATGGCCCTGATCGCCGACGGCGATGACATCGCGGTCGGAGCGTTCACCGTGCGCGTCATCGAGGCCCCGCACAGCCCCGGAAACATCGCTCCAGGCTTCATCCGCGACCGACTCAGCTCCCCGTGCCATACGCTGAAGTTCAAAGACGGTGGCTGCTTCGTCTTCCACTTCAGCCACCCCGAGGGCAATATATTGGTCCTGCCGAGCGCGAACTACATCCCGGGTTTTCTCGACGGGCTCAAAGCCCGGGTGGTCTACCTCGGTATCGGTGCGCTCGGCCGCCAGTCGGACGATTTTAGAAGCGAGTACTGGCGCCACACCGTCGAGCAGCTGGAGCCGGAGCTGGTCATCCCCGTCCACTGGGACCACTTCGGTCACTCACTGTCGAAGCCGCTCAAGCCGCTGCCGGTTCCGGCGGACAACGTGGCCAAGTCGCGCGAGTTCCTCGCCGCCCAAGACGTAAACGTGCATTTCCCGGTGGCTTTCGAATCGGTGCGCTTGACGCCCGAGGGTGCCGTTGTTCAGTAG
- a CDS encoding DUF485 domain-containing protein: MQRSDEFQELRKSYRGFTFPVSVAFFVWYIFYVIVATFFPATMAQPFLGMNVGIWLGIAQFITTFVITYVYVKYANKNIEPRAAHIREVMEG, encoded by the coding sequence ATGCAGCGCAGCGATGAGTTCCAGGAACTCCGCAAGTCCTACCGCGGCTTCACCTTCCCGGTTTCCGTCGCCTTCTTCGTTTGGTACATCTTCTACGTCATTGTGGCCACGTTCTTCCCGGCGACGATGGCGCAGCCCTTCTTGGGCATGAACGTCGGCATTTGGCTAGGTATCGCCCAGTTCATCACCACGTTCGTTATCACGTACGTCTACGTCAAGTACGCGAACAAGAACATTGAGCCGCGCGCGGCGCACATCCGTGAAGTAATGGAGGGCTAG
- a CDS encoding DUF1906 domain-containing protein — protein MPLNRRRFLATAGLTTAAAIGLSPVAKAQRAVVGTVLDYSAGVPSGRSVKAAGHLGAVRYVSQPRPNATWMRGKPVALTETQDFKANGLATASVYQFGRAQTADWLGGAASAAIHAPQAIDLHRAAGGPTGRPVYIAIDDNPTRAQYDNQIRPYLRAFSTALSVAGYATGVYGNYNTIEWAANDGIGTFFWMHDWGSGGRLHPRANIHQVAKWQTTIDGVVCDINNVYTADWGQWTPGQAAAPVVQLPNIPIEQLLQSSSEMSSQGNAALQQALDQARAFLP, from the coding sequence ATGCCCCTGAACCGTCGCCGCTTCCTCGCCACCGCGGGCCTGACCACCGCCGCGGCCATCGGGCTCTCCCCCGTCGCTAAGGCCCAGCGCGCCGTGGTGGGCACCGTGCTCGACTACTCTGCGGGCGTGCCTTCGGGGCGCTCGGTCAAGGCCGCCGGCCACCTCGGTGCGGTGCGCTACGTCTCCCAGCCGCGCCCCAACGCCACCTGGATGAGGGGCAAACCCGTCGCCCTTACAGAAACCCAGGATTTCAAGGCCAACGGCTTGGCGACGGCGTCCGTCTACCAGTTCGGCCGCGCCCAGACCGCCGACTGGCTCGGCGGGGCGGCCTCCGCGGCGATCCACGCCCCGCAGGCCATTGACCTGCACCGCGCGGCGGGCGGGCCGACGGGGCGCCCGGTCTACATCGCGATTGACGACAACCCCACCCGCGCCCAGTACGACAACCAGATCCGCCCCTACCTGCGCGCGTTCTCCACCGCGCTCAGCGTCGCGGGCTACGCCACGGGCGTCTACGGCAACTACAACACCATCGAATGGGCCGCAAACGACGGTATCGGCACCTTCTTCTGGATGCACGACTGGGGCTCCGGCGGACGCCTCCACCCGCGCGCGAACATCCACCAGGTGGCGAAGTGGCAGACCACCATCGACGGAGTGGTCTGCGACATCAACAACGTCTACACCGCCGACTGGGGCCAGTGGACACCAGGCCAGGCGGCCGCGCCGGTCGTGCAGCTTCCCAACATTCCCATCGAGCAGCTCCTGCAGAGCTCAAGCGAGATGTCCTCGCAAGGCAACGCCGCCCTGCAGCAGGCGTTGGACCAGGCCCGCGCCTTCCTGCCCTAA
- a CDS encoding FKBP-type peptidyl-prolyl cis-trans isomerase, with amino-acid sequence MEKPTIDIPQEPAPVDLVIEDITVGAGAEAVEGGFVRVHYLGVDYETGEEFDSSWDRGEAAEFPLAGLIEGWQEGIPGMKVGGRRELTIPPEKAYGPAGGGHPLSGRTLVFVIDLLEAS; translated from the coding sequence ATGGAAAAGCCCACGATTGACATTCCGCAGGAGCCGGCCCCGGTTGACCTCGTCATCGAGGACATCACCGTCGGTGCGGGCGCGGAGGCCGTCGAAGGCGGGTTCGTCCGAGTCCACTACTTGGGTGTTGACTATGAGACGGGCGAGGAGTTTGACTCGTCCTGGGACCGTGGTGAGGCGGCCGAGTTCCCGCTCGCCGGTCTCATCGAGGGCTGGCAGGAGGGCATCCCGGGGATGAAAGTCGGGGGGCGCCGCGAGCTGACCATTCCGCCCGAAAAGGCCTACGGCCCCGCCGGCGGCGGCCACCCGCTGTCCGGGCGGACCCTCGTGTTCGTCATCGATCTCCTTGAAGCCAGCTAA
- a CDS encoding aldo/keto reductase — protein sequence MRIQATTLNDGTEFPLIGLGTYKLVGGEVETIVRTAIDLGYRHIDTAAFYGNEEAVGKALNDALAAGDVTREELIVTTKLWNDDQNRVEGAFDDSLRRLGLDYIDIYLVHWPWPQKGIYAQAFERIAELRDSGKLKSAGVANFYPEVLADIIGKIGVTPVLNQVELHAGFTQPELREYHADHGILTEAWAPLARGANFAEPRIGAVADAHGATPAQVVLAYLMQMGCSVIPKTANPQRLVENMGAVNVELTDAEIASLGEIAGARMSGDPLTFPGWG from the coding sequence ATGCGAATTCAAGCGACGACCCTGAACGACGGAACTGAGTTTCCGCTCATCGGCCTCGGCACCTACAAACTCGTGGGTGGCGAGGTCGAAACTATTGTGCGCACCGCCATCGACCTCGGCTACCGCCACATCGACACCGCGGCGTTCTACGGCAATGAGGAGGCCGTGGGCAAGGCGCTTAACGACGCCCTCGCGGCCGGCGACGTCACCCGCGAGGAGCTGATCGTCACCACCAAGCTGTGGAACGACGACCAAAACCGCGTCGAGGGCGCATTCGACGATTCTCTGCGCCGCCTGGGGCTGGACTACATCGACATCTACCTTGTCCACTGGCCCTGGCCGCAGAAGGGGATCTATGCGCAGGCGTTCGAGCGTATTGCGGAGCTCCGAGACAGTGGAAAGCTGAAATCGGCGGGAGTGGCGAACTTCTACCCAGAGGTGCTTGCGGACATCATCGGAAAGATCGGGGTCACCCCCGTGCTCAACCAAGTCGAGCTCCATGCCGGTTTCACCCAGCCCGAGCTGCGGGAGTACCACGCGGATCATGGCATCCTCACTGAGGCGTGGGCTCCGTTGGCCCGCGGAGCAAACTTCGCGGAGCCGCGTATCGGCGCCGTCGCGGACGCGCACGGGGCGACGCCAGCGCAGGTCGTTCTGGCGTACCTGATGCAGATGGGGTGCTCGGTCATCCCCAAGACAGCGAACCCACAGAGGCTCGTGGAGAACATGGGTGCGGTGAACGTCGAGCTCACCGATGCGGAGATCGCATCACTGGGCGAGATTGCGGGTGCGAGGATGTCGGGGGATCCGCTGACGTTCCCCGGATGGGGGTAG
- a CDS encoding citrate synthase yields the protein MATDNNDKVVLHYPGGEYEMDIKRATEGNDGFELGKLLGETGLVTFDPGYVSTGSTESKITYIDGDEGILRHRGYDIADLANHATFNEVSYLLINGELPTTDELDKFNSELRHHTLLDEDFKAAFNIFPRNAHPMAVLASSVNILSAYYQDQLDPLDEEQLNKATVRLMAKVPMLAAYAYRASKGKPYMYPDNSLNPRENFLRMMFGYPTEPYEVDPVLIKALDKLLILHADHEQNCSTSTVRMIGSAQANMFVSIAGGINALAGPLHGGANQAVLEMLDDIKNNHDGDATDFMNRVKNKEKGVRLMGFGHRVYKNYDPRAAIVKETAHEVLAHLGGDELLDLAMKLEEIALNDDYFISRKLYPNVDFYTGLIYRAMGFETNFFTVLFAIGRLPGWIAHYREQLAMNSKINRPRQIYTGETQRTFVPRDQR from the coding sequence GTGGCTACTGACAACAATGACAAGGTCGTGCTCCACTACCCGGGTGGCGAGTACGAGATGGACATCAAGCGCGCGACCGAGGGCAACGACGGTTTCGAGCTGGGCAAGCTCCTGGGCGAGACCGGTCTCGTAACCTTCGACCCCGGTTACGTGTCCACCGGTTCCACAGAGTCGAAGATCACCTACATCGACGGCGACGAAGGCATTCTTCGCCACCGCGGCTACGACATTGCGGACCTGGCCAACCACGCCACCTTCAACGAGGTCTCGTACCTGCTCATCAACGGTGAGCTGCCGACGACCGACGAACTGGATAAGTTCAACTCCGAGCTACGTCATCACACCCTGCTGGACGAAGACTTCAAGGCAGCGTTCAACATCTTCCCGCGCAACGCGCACCCCATGGCCGTTCTCGCCTCCTCGGTCAACATTCTCTCCGCCTACTACCAGGACCAGCTCGACCCGCTGGACGAAGAGCAGCTGAACAAGGCAACGGTGCGCCTCATGGCTAAGGTGCCGATGCTCGCGGCCTACGCATACCGCGCTTCCAAGGGCAAGCCCTACATGTACCCGGACAACTCCCTGAACCCGCGCGAGAACTTCCTCCGCATGATGTTCGGATACCCGACCGAACCGTACGAGGTCGACCCGGTCCTGATCAAGGCCCTGGACAAGCTGCTCATTCTGCACGCCGACCACGAGCAGAACTGCTCCACCTCGACCGTCCGCATGATCGGCTCCGCGCAGGCGAACATGTTCGTCTCCATCGCCGGCGGCATCAACGCCCTCGCTGGCCCACTGCACGGCGGCGCGAACCAGGCAGTGCTGGAGATGCTGGACGACATTAAGAACAACCACGACGGCGACGCCACCGACTTCATGAACCGCGTGAAGAACAAGGAAAAGGGCGTGCGCCTGATGGGCTTCGGCCACCGCGTGTACAAGAACTACGACCCGCGTGCCGCCATTGTCAAGGAGACCGCGCACGAGGTTCTCGCGCACCTCGGCGGCGATGAGCTGCTGGATCTCGCCATGAAGCTCGAGGAGATCGCCCTCAACGACGATTACTTCATCTCGCGCAAGCTGTACCCGAACGTGGACTTCTACACCGGCCTGATCTACCGCGCGATGGGCTTCGAGACAAACTTCTTCACCGTCCTCTTCGCCATCGGCCGCCTCCCGGGTTGGATCGCGCATTACCGCGAGCAGCTGGCAATGAACTCTAAGATCAACCGCCCGCGTCAGATCTACACCGGAGAAACGCAGCGCACATTCGTGCCGCGCGACCAGCGCTAG
- the panC gene encoding pantoate--beta-alanine ligase has product MTELVHTPAELEASIGHPRTLALVPTMGALHDGHLSLVRAARTTGSPVVVSIFVNPLQFAPGEDLDAYPRTLSADVALLESEGVDAVFAPSVATMYPAGPRTTIHPGPAGMILEGASRPTHFAGVLTVVAKLFALIRATDAFFGEKDYQQLVLIRQMVADLNMPVRVHGCPIVREESGLAMSSRNRYLSADEARTAEILSRALATGSVEKARSLIDASPDVNLDYLALTTPDLREVPEGFRGPARLLVAARVGATRLIDNAAVEI; this is encoded by the coding sequence ATGACCGAACTCGTTCATACACCCGCAGAGCTTGAAGCCTCCATCGGCCACCCCCGCACGCTCGCCCTCGTGCCCACCATGGGTGCGCTGCACGACGGGCACCTGTCGCTGGTCCGCGCGGCACGGACAACCGGCTCACCGGTGGTGGTGAGCATTTTTGTCAACCCGCTGCAGTTCGCGCCGGGCGAAGACCTCGACGCCTACCCGCGCACGCTTAGCGCCGATGTCGCACTGCTCGAGAGCGAGGGTGTCGATGCGGTGTTCGCCCCGTCGGTTGCCACGATGTACCCGGCCGGCCCGCGCACGACGATCCACCCGGGTCCGGCGGGGATGATCCTCGAGGGTGCGTCGCGCCCGACGCACTTCGCGGGCGTGCTCACGGTCGTCGCTAAGCTGTTTGCGCTCATACGAGCCACGGACGCGTTCTTCGGGGAGAAGGACTACCAGCAGCTCGTTCTCATCCGGCAGATGGTCGCCGACCTCAACATGCCGGTGCGCGTGCACGGCTGCCCGATCGTGCGCGAGGAATCGGGCCTCGCGATGTCCTCGCGAAACCGCTACCTCTCCGCCGATGAGGCCCGCACCGCGGAGATTTTGTCGCGGGCGCTGGCCACCGGCAGCGTCGAAAAGGCTCGCTCGCTTATCGACGCCTCCCCCGACGTCAACCTCGACTACCTCGCACTGACCACCCCCGACCTGCGGGAGGTGCCCGAGGGATTCCGCGGCCCCGCGCGCCTGCTGGTGGCGGCGCGGGTGGGCGCGACGCGCCTCATCGACAACGCCGCCGTAGAGATTTAG